A single genomic interval of Corallococcus exiguus harbors:
- a CDS encoding SH3 domain-containing protein, with protein sequence MFSDGIRRTLGPLLRTVANTTVEKVVAPPLQPAAKAVTNFAVSSFERGTSQPVVLNPPVIRQATPTVVTPPSPPNVQGDGNLGAGDWLNVTQGVNQRQGPGTEFAKNTTFGVGTKLKVIAPPDNGAVRQKDFVYVENSKGQKGWVHTDYVGELSADDLSKYQAELSNQRAGNHQTDAADEYQDIYVNQFDAETQVGGDGRNANCGPASTLMAMRNEGLDIPSIPGITHNGTAGADVQAVRYWGNTGSDNGSDGVTTNDAGETVYSLTTENSQYTGFEDVKNVVTAARGSWAKVAANSESIQQAIESGMSVVISGTFVETPKQAPEGTPPALVGPDNVLYLDSNKDGAPDTNNQGQPIIDRMNKGDTWARGGGAREHLVAVVGVTPEGNFIVCDPAVEVRTPIEVTPAELDAFMRGNAGAIGIYDPTPGPRSGA encoded by the coding sequence ATGTTTTCGGATGGCATCCGCCGTACCCTGGGGCCTTTGCTGCGCACTGTCGCGAATACCACCGTCGAGAAGGTGGTCGCACCGCCGCTCCAGCCCGCCGCCAAGGCGGTCACGAACTTCGCCGTGTCCTCGTTCGAGCGCGGCACCTCTCAGCCGGTCGTCCTGAACCCGCCCGTCATCCGACAGGCGACGCCGACCGTCGTGACACCGCCATCGCCTCCCAATGTGCAGGGAGACGGAAATCTGGGGGCGGGTGACTGGCTGAACGTCACGCAGGGCGTGAACCAGCGCCAGGGGCCGGGAACAGAGTTCGCGAAAAACACCACCTTCGGGGTGGGAACGAAGCTGAAGGTCATCGCGCCGCCGGACAACGGCGCCGTGCGCCAGAAGGACTTCGTCTACGTGGAGAATTCAAAGGGGCAGAAGGGCTGGGTCCACACGGATTACGTCGGTGAGCTCAGCGCGGACGACCTCTCGAAGTATCAGGCCGAACTCTCGAATCAGCGGGCCGGGAACCACCAGACGGACGCCGCGGACGAGTACCAGGACATCTACGTCAACCAGTTCGACGCCGAGACGCAGGTGGGAGGCGATGGTCGGAACGCCAACTGCGGTCCCGCCTCCACGCTCATGGCGATGCGCAACGAAGGGCTCGACATCCCTTCCATCCCCGGCATCACGCACAACGGCACGGCCGGCGCGGATGTGCAGGCCGTGCGCTACTGGGGCAACACCGGGAGCGACAACGGCAGCGACGGCGTGACGACCAACGACGCGGGGGAGACGGTGTACTCGCTGACGACGGAGAACTCCCAGTACACCGGCTTCGAGGACGTGAAGAACGTGGTGACGGCCGCGCGCGGGAGCTGGGCGAAGGTGGCCGCGAACTCGGAGAGCATCCAGCAGGCCATCGAGTCCGGCATGTCGGTGGTCATCTCGGGGACCTTCGTCGAGACGCCCAAGCAGGCACCGGAGGGAACTCCCCCGGCGCTGGTGGGCCCCGACAACGTCCTCTATCTCGACAGCAACAAGGACGGCGCACCGGACACGAACAACCAGGGCCAGCCCATCATCGACCGGATGAACAAGGGCGACACCTGGGCTCGGGGCGGCGGTGCCCGGGAGCACCTGGTCGCCGTGGTGGGCGTGACGCCGGAGGGCAACTTCATCGTGTGCGACCCGGCGGTCGAGGTCCGCACGCCCATCGAGGTCACGCCCGCGGAACTGGACGCCTTCATGCGTGGCAACGCGGGCGCCATCGGCATCTACGATCCGACGCCCGGCCCCCGTTCAGGGGCGTAG
- a CDS encoding ribonuclease HII, translating into MSAESVQALLECSVTELTGRFVTQAQPVPQGLLEALEADPRQGAQTLARKLRSRQEKNRAEGQRLRHLLKFETELWEQGLLKVAGVDEAGMAPLAGPVVAAAAILPRGYKLKGLDDSKKILDPDKREALAEALKRDVVAWAVGRAEVEEIDQLNIYHAGLLAMRRAVEGLGLTPDYVLVDARTIPQCPAPQRGIIKGDSLSLSIAAASVLAKTTRDRLMAQLDAQYPGYGLAAHKGYPTAQHVQAIQALGVLPIHRRSFGPVREALGLAQPSGPVPMQSELFAATPAPMAKR; encoded by the coding sequence ATGTCCGCAGAGAGTGTGCAGGCGCTGCTCGAATGCTCGGTCACCGAGCTGACCGGGCGGTTCGTCACCCAGGCGCAGCCCGTCCCCCAGGGTCTGCTGGAGGCGCTGGAAGCAGACCCCCGTCAGGGTGCACAGACGCTCGCGCGCAAGCTGCGCTCGCGTCAGGAGAAGAACCGGGCGGAGGGTCAGCGGCTGCGGCACCTGCTGAAGTTCGAGACGGAGCTGTGGGAGCAGGGCCTGTTGAAGGTCGCGGGCGTGGACGAGGCGGGCATGGCGCCACTCGCGGGCCCCGTCGTCGCGGCGGCGGCCATCCTGCCCCGGGGTTACAAGCTCAAGGGGCTGGACGACTCGAAGAAGATCCTGGACCCGGACAAGCGCGAGGCATTGGCGGAAGCCCTCAAGCGCGACGTGGTGGCGTGGGCGGTGGGCCGGGCGGAGGTGGAGGAGATTGATCAACTCAACATCTACCACGCGGGTCTGCTGGCCATGCGGCGCGCGGTGGAGGGGTTGGGGCTGACGCCCGACTACGTGCTGGTGGACGCGCGCACGATTCCCCAGTGCCCGGCTCCGCAGCGCGGCATCATCAAGGGAGACTCGCTGTCGTTGAGCATCGCGGCGGCGTCCGTGCTGGCGAAGACGACGCGCGACCGGCTGATGGCTCAGTTGGACGCGCAATATCCCGGCTACGGACTGGCGGCGCACAAGGGCTACCCCACCGCGCAGCATGTGCAGGCCATCCAGGCCCTGGGCGTGCTGCCCATCCACCGCCGGAGCTTCGGTCCGGTGCGCGAGGCGCTCGGACTGGCGCAGCCCTCCGGGCCCGTCCCGATGCAATCCGAGCTGTTCGCCGCTACTCCTGCTCCGATGGCGAAGCGATGA
- a CDS encoding C39 family peptidase, translating into MFSDGIRRALGPVLRTVANTAVEKAVAPQLQPAARAVANFAVSSFERGTSPLVALNPPPPPTPQVDGKLEAGDWLTVTVNDGVNQRKDAGKTSKLLTTFPRGTMLKIAAPPENGAVVQNNFVYVESNTGQKGWVFKDYVGEISAEVAEKALADELAKARAANHQTDAADAYQDIYVNQFDAEKQVGDETGRNANCGPASTLMALRNEGLVIPSIPDITHDGSAGADVQAVRYWGNSETDPATDGVTTNEAGETVYALGWENSQYTGFEDVSNAVAAAGGSSKDVSADSASIRKAIESGMSVVVSGTFVETPAQASEGSEDAEPVLKGDTWEQGGGATDHLVAVVGMEGDDFIICDPASDCGTPIQVSAAELDAFMRGNPGAIGISGPTPGPGSEA; encoded by the coding sequence ATGTTTTCTGATGGAATCCGCCGTGCCCTGGGGCCCGTGCTGCGCACCGTCGCGAACACAGCCGTGGAGAAGGCGGTCGCGCCGCAGCTCCAGCCCGCCGCCAGGGCAGTCGCGAACTTCGCTGTGTCCTCGTTCGAGCGCGGCACCTCGCCGCTGGTCGCGCTGAACCCGCCGCCGCCTCCCACCCCGCAGGTGGACGGGAAGCTGGAGGCGGGAGACTGGCTGACGGTCACGGTGAACGACGGAGTGAACCAGCGCAAGGACGCGGGCAAGACCTCCAAGCTGCTCACCACCTTCCCGCGGGGAACGATGCTGAAGATCGCCGCGCCGCCGGAAAACGGCGCCGTGGTTCAGAACAACTTCGTCTACGTGGAGAGCAACACCGGGCAGAAGGGCTGGGTCTTCAAGGACTATGTCGGGGAGATCAGCGCGGAGGTCGCCGAGAAGGCCCTCGCGGACGAGCTCGCGAAGGCTCGGGCCGCCAACCACCAGACGGACGCCGCGGACGCGTATCAGGACATCTACGTCAACCAGTTCGACGCCGAGAAGCAGGTGGGGGATGAGACAGGCAGGAATGCCAACTGCGGCCCCGCCTCCACGCTGATGGCGCTGCGCAACGAGGGGCTCGTCATCCCCTCCATTCCAGACATCACGCACGACGGCTCGGCCGGCGCGGATGTGCAGGCCGTGCGTTACTGGGGCAATAGCGAAACCGACCCCGCCACTGACGGCGTGACGACCAACGAGGCGGGGGAGACGGTGTACGCGCTGGGGTGGGAGAACTCCCAGTACACCGGCTTCGAAGACGTGAGCAACGCGGTGGCGGCCGCGGGCGGGAGCTCCAAGGACGTGAGCGCGGACTCGGCGAGCATCCGGAAGGCCATCGAATCCGGCATGTCGGTGGTCGTCTCCGGGACCTTCGTCGAGACGCCCGCGCAGGCTTCGGAGGGCTCCGAGGATGCCGAGCCGGTGCTCAAGGGCGACACCTGGGAGCAAGGCGGCGGAGCCACGGATCACCTGGTCGCCGTGGTGGGCATGGAGGGGGACGACTTCATCATCTGCGACCCGGCGTCCGACTGCGGGACGCCCATCCAGGTCTCGGCCGCGGAGCTGGACGCCTTCATGCGAGGCAACCCGGGCGCCATTGGCATCTCCGGGCCAACACCCGGACCCGGTTCAGAGGCGTAG
- a CDS encoding zinc metalloprotease, with translation MKRGLRGWILGLAACWLGCGASQDAVDLEQEATLENCRQLAPPEGTDRSVAARQVTSQAVTSQVVPIVLVPAGSQALSTVELNTVRQALSNVRRWYERELPNRNLNWAPIQVMQGAQSASYYLTNNNVWNDIPGEIQGQFGWNPWAYTGGAHRIALVMGRDLLGWAGANGYTDGRGLAIVGLESLLELSKCSGNWWCTQEFWHGTVAHELGHTFTLPHDTVADSIMSFHDAYTTRHFTATAATTVEANPATLPKKANWDYCSIDYECATKRCGGNYSGDRLWCLPTPAYPKQAQNIPATFTCREHSQCLTGICTFSPASGAKVCASSATPNYVTPFFPDVP, from the coding sequence ATGAAGCGCGGTCTTCGCGGATGGATATTGGGATTGGCGGCGTGCTGGCTGGGGTGCGGTGCGAGTCAGGACGCCGTCGACCTGGAACAGGAGGCGACGCTCGAGAACTGCCGCCAGTTGGCGCCACCCGAAGGCACGGACCGGTCCGTGGCGGCGCGGCAGGTGACGTCGCAAGCCGTGACGTCCCAGGTCGTCCCCATCGTGCTCGTTCCCGCCGGCAGCCAGGCCCTCAGCACGGTGGAGCTGAACACGGTGCGGCAGGCGCTCTCCAACGTCCGGCGCTGGTATGAGCGGGAGCTGCCGAATCGCAACCTGAACTGGGCCCCCATCCAGGTCATGCAGGGGGCGCAGAGCGCTTCGTATTACCTGACCAACAACAACGTGTGGAACGACATCCCGGGGGAGATTCAGGGCCAGTTCGGCTGGAACCCCTGGGCGTACACGGGCGGAGCGCACCGGATCGCGCTGGTGATGGGCCGGGACCTGCTGGGCTGGGCGGGAGCCAATGGCTACACGGATGGACGCGGTCTGGCCATCGTGGGCCTGGAGTCGCTGTTGGAGTTGTCCAAGTGCTCGGGCAACTGGTGGTGTACCCAGGAGTTCTGGCACGGCACGGTGGCGCACGAGCTGGGACACACCTTCACGCTCCCGCACGACACCGTGGCCGACTCCATCATGTCCTTCCACGACGCGTATACGACGCGGCACTTCACCGCGACCGCCGCGACCACGGTGGAGGCCAACCCGGCGACGCTGCCGAAGAAGGCGAACTGGGACTACTGCAGCATCGACTACGAGTGCGCCACGAAGCGCTGCGGCGGCAACTACAGCGGGGACCGGCTCTGGTGCCTGCCAACCCCCGCGTATCCCAAGCAGGCGCAGAACATCCCGGCGACCTTCACCTGCCGCGAGCACTCGCAATGCCTCACGGGCATCTGCACCTTCTCCCCCGCCTCCGGAGCCAAGGTGTGCGCGTCGTCCGCCACGCCCAACTACGTCACGCCATTCTTCCCGGACGTGCCGTAG
- a CDS encoding DUF3060 domain-containing protein yields MNRKLGAAVFMMVACAFGPMTAVAQEGSGNIDITGNDETATHACTPGSTVEITGNSNTVTLTGDCKSVEVNGTDNKVKVETTGAISVTGTSNSVTWKRGHGKSKPKISRTGVDNKITQEK; encoded by the coding sequence ATGAACAGGAAGCTCGGCGCGGCGGTGTTCATGATGGTGGCATGTGCCTTCGGCCCGATGACGGCCGTCGCACAGGAGGGCTCGGGCAATATCGACATCACCGGCAATGACGAGACAGCGACCCACGCCTGTACGCCGGGCAGCACGGTGGAGATCACCGGCAACTCCAACACCGTGACGCTGACCGGTGACTGCAAGAGCGTCGAGGTGAACGGCACCGACAACAAGGTGAAGGTGGAGACCACCGGTGCCATCTCCGTGACGGGGACCTCCAACTCCGTCACCTGGAAGCGCGGCCACGGCAAGTCGAAGCCGAAGATCAGCCGCACCGGCGTGGACAACAAGATCACGCAGGAGAAGTAG